AACGCAACTTTGCCATACAATACTTCAGCGGCATTGAAAAGAGCCTCCAGGAAGATTTTGCAGGCAAGTTCAATAAATTTATCCTTTCTGTGGACTAATCAAGGCCATAACTATAAGTTATGGAATATCACTTTTGACCATTTGACTCCGGCAGCAAATGAACAGACCTTTGTCTGAAAAATCAATGCTGCCATGCAACTACAAAAGACAGGACATACACACAAAGACCTTCCTTTAGCTAAAATTATATTTATCGCTGCAGCAGCCGCCACGCTGCTGCCAGTGGTACAACCACCCGTTGCCCTGCTGCTCGGGCTGGCGCTTGCACAAACCACCGGCAACCCTTTTGCGCACATCACCCCTAAAATAACCCATTGGCTGCTACAGCTGTCTGTAATAGGACTGGGCTTCGGCATGAACGTGCATGCTGCCTTACAGGCCGGTAAAGCCGGTTTCCTGTTCACGGTGGTCTCCATTACCGGCACACTGTTGCTGGGGCTTATCACCGGCAGACTGCTGAAAATCGAAAAGCCGACCTCCCACCTGATTGCCTGTGGCACTGCCATCTGCGGCGGCAGCGCTATTGCCGCCATTTCCCCGGTGATCAAAGCAGGGGAAAAACAGATCTCTGTAGCGCTGGGCATCGTATTCCTGCTCAACTCCCTCGCCCTGTTTGTATTTCCCGCGGTAGGACATTGGTTAAACCTCTCCCAGCAACAGTTTGGTATGTGGAGCGCTATTGCCATCCACGACACCAGTTCTGTAGTGGGCGCCGCCAATAAATACGGCGAAACCGC
The Chitinophaga varians genome window above contains:
- a CDS encoding YeiH family protein — encoded protein: MQLQKTGHTHKDLPLAKIIFIAAAAATLLPVVQPPVALLLGLALAQTTGNPFAHITPKITHWLLQLSVIGLGFGMNVHAALQAGKAGFLFTVVSITGTLLLGLITGRLLKIEKPTSHLIACGTAICGGSAIAAISPVIKAGEKQISVALGIVFLLNSLALFVFPAVGHWLNLSQQQFGMWSAIAIHDTSSVVGAANKYGETALQIATTVKLSRALWIMPVAFITTLLFRNSNGKIKIPWFIGLFLLAMVLNTWVPAVSTVGPLLVHSAKTALSLTLFLIGTGLTRQAFRGIGWQPLLQGVLLWVCISVGALIAILQLVG